TTCCTCAACCTTGTTTACATTGCCCATGGTACGAAGGGTAATCTCCCGGTCTTGACTGCTCACCTTACCTCCGGGCATCTCCATGTTCTCACTGCGCAGGTTATTCACCACTTCAGCGGTTGACAGCCCATAGGCCGCCAGTTTATCTTTATCTAAATTGATGTGGATTTCTCTTTTTACATCTCCATAGAGTTCAATGGAACCAACGCCTTTAACCACTTCGATTCTTCTTTTGATTAGGTCTTCAACCAGCGCAGTCATCTCTCGCATGGAGATATCCCCGGTAACCGCCAGAGATATAATGGGATAGGCCATAGGATCAAACCTGGCAATAATCGGTTCCTCAATATCCTGAGGCAAATCCCCCCGGATAGTCCCTATTTTATCCCGAACATCCTGGGCTGCCACCTCTGGCGGTGTTTCAAGGGTAAACTCTGCAAAAACAAGCGCATACCCTTCCCGGGCATTGGCATAAATATGTTTAACACCGGCTATCTGACCAATGGCTTCCTCTAACTTATAAATAATCTTGCTTTCAATTTGCTCCGGTGAAACCCCGGGTTGTACAACCGTTACAGCCACATAGGGAAACTCAACTTCAGGGTTATCATTGATATTTAAACCTATGTAACTAATCATGCCTACGGCCAGCAGAGCCAGAATGGTAACAGTTGCAAAAACCGGCCTTTTTAAACTGAGGTTGGTTAAAAACATACATTTATCCCTCCGTTACTTGGCGATCTTTACCTTATCCTGGTCCTTTAGTTTATTGACGTTGGTTACTACCACTTGCTGGCCCTCGCTAAGACCTGATTTTACTTCAACTAACTGGTTAATGATCTGTCCAATTTCCACCTGCTGGCGTTTTACCTTATCACCATTGGGGAGAAAAACAAAATACATACCCTGTTTTGATGCCAGTGCTGCCTGGGGTACCGTCAGTACCTCTTTCGTTTCTCCGATTTTAATCTGTACCTTGGCAAACATACCAGGTTTTAAAAGTATATCTTTATTGTCTACCTTAATCTTAGTTTCAAAAACCCTGGCTTCCTTTTTTGCCACCGGATTAACTACTTCCACCACACCGGTAAATTTTTTATTACCGTAGGCATCAACTGTTACATCTGCCTTCAGTCCAGGCTTAATCATAGACAAATCCTTCTGTTCAATGTTTACCACCACGTAGACAGAGGATAGATCCTCCACTGACATCAGAGAGGACCCCTGGGGAGAGACCATCTGGCCAGTGGTCACACTGCGATTGGCCACCAACCCCGCAATGGGAGAAGTGATGGTGCTATTTTGCAAATCTTCCTCCGCAGTGGCCACCGCCGCCGCAGCCGAACTAGCCTCTGCTTCGGCCAACTTCACCGCTGCTTCTTTGTCCTCAAATTCCTTCTGAGATACAGCACCCTGCTGATAAAGCTCTTGAAAACGCTGATAATCAGACCTGGCAGTGGCAAGTCCTGTTTCCGCTTTCTTTAAGGTTGCCTGGTTTATTTTCAGTGTATTGGCAAAGCTCTGGCTTTCTAAATAGATCAGGGATTGACCGGCAGCTACCCGATCCCCGTTTTGAACCGCAACTTTACTAACACGCCCCGAGGGTACCTTTGCAAAGATAACTGCTTGATGAAAGGCCTCAATACTGCCAGTAACAGATAAAGAATTCTCAATATTCACTTTACTTACCTGCCGAGTGGCCACTGTTGGCACAGCTACATCCTGCTTGATTTCCTTCTTGTCCCAGGAGGCACCACCTTTGAAAACACTAAAGGCTACTATCAATACCACCGGAATCAACCAGAGCTTCCATTTACTTTTCATCCGCTCTACTCCTTTTTCAATTCTCTAATTTGTCCTTTTTAGGAGATCTTTTTCCCATGCTAGCCAACTCTGAATGTGAAAACTTCTATGGTTTCTTCAGTTTCCAATGCAAAATTACCAATACAAGCACTGGTTGTCAAGTCATTTTTTACCACTTAATGTTTATTTTTTGTTATTATAACAATAATAGCAATATGTTAACTTGTAAAATGAGGTAACCACCTATATTTCAGTAGTACTACCGTTCCTAAAATACACTATCTAATATAGAAGAGGATGATCTTACATGATTACATCATTGAACATTACCCTTCAACTCCGGCTGGCCAATAAACCCGGTACCTTGGCAAAGGTACTAGATGCCATTGCCCTGGAAGGGGGCAGCTTGGGAGCCATCGACCTAGTCTCTGCCACTCCGTCCTTTATTACCAGGGACCTAATGGTTCGTCTTAAAGAAAAAGGACATCTTAACGACTTGATTCAGACTCTGAAAAGAATTCCAGATGTACAGGTAACCCATGTGGCAGACAGAGTTATTACCAGACACATGGGTGGTAAAATTGAAGTGGTCCCTAAAAGACCTGTGCAAAATTGGGAAGATTTAGCCATTGTTTACACACCGGGGGTTGCTGTGGTTTCCGAAACCCTGGCCCAGAAACCGGATATGGCCTATAAACTAACCATGAAGGGTAATACCGTAGCCATTGTCACAGACGGGTCAGCGGTATTAGGCTTAGGAAACTTGGGACCAACCGGTGCTCTGCCGGTTATGGAAGGAAAAGCGGTGCTTTTCAAACAATTTGGCGGGGTGGATGCCGTTCCCATCTGCCTGGATGTACATGAACCCCAACAAATCATAGACACTGTGGCGGCCCTGGCCCCTGCCTTTGGAGGCATCAACCTGGAGGACATTGCTGCCCCCAAGTGTTTTGAAATTGAGGAAAAACTAAAGCAGCTACTGGATATTCCCGTGTTTCATGATGATCAGCACGGCACGGCCATTGTCACCGTGGCGGGGTTAATCAACGCTCTAAAAGTCGTCGATAAGGACATCCATAGTATCAAGCTGGTCATGAGCGGTGCAGGGGCAGCGGGAGTGGCCATTGCCAATATCTTAATAAGCGCTGGAGTCCGTAACCTTATTGTGTGCGACCGAAAGGGTGCCATCTCCCGTCACAATATGCCCTCGGAACCCTCCAAGCAATGGCTTGCGGAAAACACCAACCCAGAGAACATTCAGGGAAGCCTTAAAGAGGTTATAGCCGGTGCCGATGCCTTTGTGGGGGTTTCCGCTCCCGGAGTATTAAACCGTGCAGACATCCAGAAAATGTCCCCAAAACCGGTGGTCTTTGCCTTGGCCAACCCGGAACCAGAGATTCCACCGGAGGAAATTTATGATATTGCCGGGGTTATTGCCACGGGACGTTCTGACTACCCCAACCAGATCAACAATGCCCTGGCTTTCCCCGGCATTTTCCGAGGAGCCCTAAACTGCCATGCTACGACCATTAATGATGAAATGTGCTTGGCCGCTGCCTATGCACTGGCTGGTATTATTGAGGAGGACCAGCTTACCGCAGAACACATCATACCCTCTGTATTTAATGAAAAAGTGGCTCCGGCTGTGTCCAAAGCAGTGGAAGATGTTGCAAGAAAAACCGGGGTGTCCCGCAAGGGACTGCATAATGGAATAAATGGTCATAACTTTTAATTTTCTTTTGATAAATGATATGAGTTAGAAACGGTTTCCAGATAAGCAAAGGGAGAACCCAAATGTATATTGAGTTCTCCCTAAATATTTTTATTAGTTCTGCCTTTTTTGGGACTTTCTAATACTTACATGGGTTTTCTAGCAGGTAATGTTGCCATTTTATCCTGTCCAAAGGCCCTTTTTATAAAAAGTCCAATGGGAATCAAGGCCAGGGCAAAGCCCAAGGGATAAGCAATATTGGTTGCCAGTTTAAACCCTTCTGGTGCCATCAGAATATAGGTGAAGGTCACTACAGTCATAAATGCTGCGGGAATCGATGCAACCCAGTGGGTTTTATGATTCTGTAACAGATACATGGCAGCTGCCCACAACATAATCATGGCTGTTGTCTGGTTCGCCCAGGCAAAGTAACGCCACAGGAAGTTAAAGTCAATCAGTGTCAAAGAGTACCCTACTGCAAAAAGCGGGAAAGCAATCAACAGACGCTTACCAAAGGGCTTTTGATCCAGCTTAAAGAAGTCGGCAATCAGCATCCGAGCACCCCGGAAAGCAGTATCTCCGGAGGTAATGGGCAGTACAATAACACCCAGTACCGCCATGGTTCCACCGATGGCACCCATCATGGTGGTAGCCACTTCTTTTACCACTCCAGCGGGGCCAGGTCCACCGGCAGCCAGCATTTTACCTAGTTCTGCCGTATCACCATAGAAAGCCATGCCAGCCGCAGCCCAGATCAGGGCAATAATACCTTCGGCAATCATCATACCGTAGAAAATCTTACGCCCTTCTCTTTCATTTTCAGTACAACGGGCAATAATGGGAGACTGGGTCGCATGGAAGCCGGAAATGGCACCACAGGCAATGGTAATAAACAGCAACGGCCAAATTGGTGCGCCCTTGGGATGCAGGTTAGCAAAGGTTAACTCCGGAATGTGATAGCCCTGTACTAACAGGGAACCAGCTACCCCAAAGGCCATAATCAGTAACAGAGCACCAAAGAAGGGGTACACTTTACCAATGATCTTGTCCACCGGCAAAAGGGTGGCAAAGACATAGTAAACCAGGATAATACCAACCCAGACAGATAGCGTCATCCAGCCGGGAGTAAGATCCGCCAGCAGTTTAGCAGGGCCGGTCATGAAGACGGTACCCACTAATACCAGCAGTATTAATGCAAAAACGTTGGTAAAGGATTTCATCCCTTTTCCCAGGTACCTGCCCACAATATCCGGCAGGCCTGAACCACCATTTCTCACAGATAGCATACCAGAGAAATAGTCATGGACAGCAC
This genomic interval from Desulforamulus reducens MI-1 contains the following:
- a CDS encoding carbon starvation protein A, with product MFTFIAAIILLIAGYFTYGKFVEKVFGVNEKNVCPAYAKQDGVDFVPMEWKRASLVQLLNIAGLGPIFGPIMGALWGPVAFVWIVLGSIFAGAVHDYFSGMLSVRNGGSGLPDIVGRYLGKGMKSFTNVFALILLVLVGTVFMTGPAKLLADLTPGWMTLSVWVGIILVYYVFATLLPVDKIIGKVYPFFGALLLIMAFGVAGSLLVQGYHIPELTFANLHPKGAPIWPLLFITIACGAISGFHATQSPIIARCTENEREGRKIFYGMMIAEGIIALIWAAAGMAFYGDTAELGKMLAAGGPGPAGVVKEVATTMMGAIGGTMAVLGVIVLPITSGDTAFRGARMLIADFFKLDQKPFGKRLLIAFPLFAVGYSLTLIDFNFLWRYFAWANQTTAMIMLWAAAMYLLQNHKTHWVASIPAAFMTVVTFTYILMAPEGFKLATNIAYPLGFALALIPIGLFIKRAFGQDKMATLPARKPM
- a CDS encoding NAD-dependent malic enzyme — encoded protein: MITSLNITLQLRLANKPGTLAKVLDAIALEGGSLGAIDLVSATPSFITRDLMVRLKEKGHLNDLIQTLKRIPDVQVTHVADRVITRHMGGKIEVVPKRPVQNWEDLAIVYTPGVAVVSETLAQKPDMAYKLTMKGNTVAIVTDGSAVLGLGNLGPTGALPVMEGKAVLFKQFGGVDAVPICLDVHEPQQIIDTVAALAPAFGGINLEDIAAPKCFEIEEKLKQLLDIPVFHDDQHGTAIVTVAGLINALKVVDKDIHSIKLVMSGAGAAGVAIANILISAGVRNLIVCDRKGAISRHNMPSEPSKQWLAENTNPENIQGSLKEVIAGADAFVGVSAPGVLNRADIQKMSPKPVVFALANPEPEIPPEEIYDIAGVIATGRSDYPNQINNALAFPGIFRGALNCHATTINDEMCLAAAYALAGIIEEDQLTAEHIIPSVFNEKVAPAVSKAVEDVARKTGVSRKGLHNGINGHNF
- a CDS encoding efflux RND transporter periplasmic adaptor subunit gives rise to the protein MKSKWKLWLIPVVLIVAFSVFKGGASWDKKEIKQDVAVPTVATRQVSKVNIENSLSVTGSIEAFHQAVIFAKVPSGRVSKVAVQNGDRVAAGQSLIYLESQSFANTLKINQATLKKAETGLATARSDYQRFQELYQQGAVSQKEFEDKEAAVKLAEAEASSAAAAVATAEEDLQNSTITSPIAGLVANRSVTTGQMVSPQGSSLMSVEDLSSVYVVVNIEQKDLSMIKPGLKADVTVDAYGNKKFTGVVEVVNPVAKKEARVFETKIKVDNKDILLKPGMFAKVQIKIGETKEVLTVPQAALASKQGMYFVFLPNGDKVKRQQVEIGQIINQLVEVKSGLSEGQQVVVTNVNKLKDQDKVKIAK